The following are encoded together in the Bos taurus isolate L1 Dominette 01449 registration number 42190680 breed Hereford chromosome 17, ARS-UCD2.0, whole genome shotgun sequence genome:
- the CFAP73 gene encoding cilia- and flagella-associated protein 73 isoform X3, giving the protein MAVPWEEYFQLVLEEKLSTKIPEQNMDHVPPVLRLLEKRQELMDADRGLQAQKEVFETTKASLKQRWEQLEQKEQELKGSFIRFEKFLQDAEARRSRALRRAEEERHLAGRREAEALRLRAQLAELQRERARLQRGLQRLEPCARLLGQMLELLPEFQEVPELVARFDGLADMQAALRLTERQRLAELEEARARLQRLRDSWQDELLLQGQRRAHLLERLESARERTLHWVPRPEEVKLSILDLSAMLAGLREAESAAPTS; this is encoded by the exons ATGGCAGTGCCCTGGGAGGAATATTTCCAACTGGTTTTGGAAGAGAAACTGTCTAC GAAGATCCCGGAGCAGAACATGGACCACGTTCCCCCAGTCCTGCGTCTCTTGGAGAAGAGGCAGGAGCTGATGGATGCAGATCGGGGCCTTCAGGCCCAGAAGGAG GTGTTCGAGACCACAAAGGCCTCCCTGAAACAGCGATGGGAACAGTTGGAACAGAAAGAGCAGGAGCTAAAGGGGTCATTCATCCGCTTTGAAAAGTTTTTGCAG GACGCCGAGGCCCGGCGCAGCCGCGCACTGCGGAGAGCCGAGGAGGAGCGGCACCTGGCGGGCCGCCGGGAGGCAGAGGCGCTGAGGCTCCGGGCTCAACTGGCCGAGCTGCAGCGGGAGCGCGCGCGGCTGCAGCGCGGGCTGCAGCGTCTGGAACCCTGCGCACGCCTGCTGGGGCAAATGTTGGAGCTGTTGCCCGAG TTCCAAGAGGTCCCCGAACTGGTGGCGCGCTTCGACGGGCTGGCGGACATGCAGGCGGCGCTGAGGCTCACGGAGCGCCAGCGGCTCGCGGAGCTGGAGGAGGCGCGCGCGCGGCTGCAGCGGCTGCGGGACTCCTGGCAGGACGAGCTGCTTCTGCAAGGCCAGCGGCGAGCGCATCTCCTGGAGCGACTGGAGTCGGCGCGGGAGCGCACGCTGCACTGGGTACCGAGGCCGGAGGAG GTGAAGCTGTCCATTCTGGACCTCTCCGCCATGCTGGCCGGACTCCGTGAGGCTGAGTCCGCCGCCCCCACCTCCTAA
- the CFAP73 gene encoding cilia- and flagella-associated protein 73 isoform X2 — translation MAVPWEEYFQLVLEEKLSTKIPEQNMDHVPPVLRLLEKRQELMDADRGLQAQKEVFETTKASLKQRWEQLEQKEQELKGSFIRFEKFLQDAEARRSRALRRAEEERHLAGRREAEALRLRAQLAELQRERARLQRGLQRLEPCARLLGQMLELLPEFQEVPELVARFDGLADMQAALRLTERQRLAELEEARARLQRLRDSWQDELLLQGQRRAHLLERLESARERTLHWESKWIQIQNTAAEKTLLLGRTRMAVLNMYHLVCQHQRRPPALDVEDTEGQLEQVKLSILDLSAMLAGLREAESAAPTS, via the exons ATGGCAGTGCCCTGGGAGGAATATTTCCAACTGGTTTTGGAAGAGAAACTGTCTAC GAAGATCCCGGAGCAGAACATGGACCACGTTCCCCCAGTCCTGCGTCTCTTGGAGAAGAGGCAGGAGCTGATGGATGCAGATCGGGGCCTTCAGGCCCAGAAGGAG GTGTTCGAGACCACAAAGGCCTCCCTGAAACAGCGATGGGAACAGTTGGAACAGAAAGAGCAGGAGCTAAAGGGGTCATTCATCCGCTTTGAAAAGTTTTTGCAG GACGCCGAGGCCCGGCGCAGCCGCGCACTGCGGAGAGCCGAGGAGGAGCGGCACCTGGCGGGCCGCCGGGAGGCAGAGGCGCTGAGGCTCCGGGCTCAACTGGCCGAGCTGCAGCGGGAGCGCGCGCGGCTGCAGCGCGGGCTGCAGCGTCTGGAACCCTGCGCACGCCTGCTGGGGCAAATGTTGGAGCTGTTGCCCGAG TTCCAAGAGGTCCCCGAACTGGTGGCGCGCTTCGACGGGCTGGCGGACATGCAGGCGGCGCTGAGGCTCACGGAGCGCCAGCGGCTCGCGGAGCTGGAGGAGGCGCGCGCGCGGCTGCAGCGGCTGCGGGACTCCTGGCAGGACGAGCTGCTTCTGCAAGGCCAGCGGCGAGCGCATCTCCTGGAGCGACTGGAGTCGGCGCGGGAGCGCACGCTGCACTGG GAATCCAAGTGGATTCAAATCCAGAACACGGCGGCTGAGAAGACCTTGCTTCTGGGGCGCACCAGGATGGCAGTACTCAATATGTACCACCTGGTGTGTCAGCATCAGAGACGGCCACCCGCCCTAGACGTCGAGGACACCGAGGGGCAGCTGGAGCAG GTGAAGCTGTCCATTCTGGACCTCTCCGCCATGCTGGCCGGACTCCGTGAGGCTGAGTCCGCCGCCCCCACCTCCTAA
- the CFAP73 gene encoding cilia- and flagella-associated protein 73 isoform X1 — MAVPWEEYFQLVLEEKLSTKIPEQNMDHVPPVLRLLEKRQELMDADRGLQAQKEVFETTKASLKQRWEQLEQKEQELKGSFIRFEKFLQDAEARRSRALRRAEEERHLAGRREAEALRLRAQLAELQRERARLQRGLQRLEPCARLLGQMLELLPEFQEVPELVARFDGLADMQAALRLTERQRLAELEEARARLQRLRDSWQDELLLQGQRRAHLLERLESARERTLHWVPRPEEESKWIQIQNTAAEKTLLLGRTRMAVLNMYHLVCQHQRRPPALDVEDTEGQLEQVKLSILDLSAMLAGLREAESAAPTS; from the exons ATGGCAGTGCCCTGGGAGGAATATTTCCAACTGGTTTTGGAAGAGAAACTGTCTAC GAAGATCCCGGAGCAGAACATGGACCACGTTCCCCCAGTCCTGCGTCTCTTGGAGAAGAGGCAGGAGCTGATGGATGCAGATCGGGGCCTTCAGGCCCAGAAGGAG GTGTTCGAGACCACAAAGGCCTCCCTGAAACAGCGATGGGAACAGTTGGAACAGAAAGAGCAGGAGCTAAAGGGGTCATTCATCCGCTTTGAAAAGTTTTTGCAG GACGCCGAGGCCCGGCGCAGCCGCGCACTGCGGAGAGCCGAGGAGGAGCGGCACCTGGCGGGCCGCCGGGAGGCAGAGGCGCTGAGGCTCCGGGCTCAACTGGCCGAGCTGCAGCGGGAGCGCGCGCGGCTGCAGCGCGGGCTGCAGCGTCTGGAACCCTGCGCACGCCTGCTGGGGCAAATGTTGGAGCTGTTGCCCGAG TTCCAAGAGGTCCCCGAACTGGTGGCGCGCTTCGACGGGCTGGCGGACATGCAGGCGGCGCTGAGGCTCACGGAGCGCCAGCGGCTCGCGGAGCTGGAGGAGGCGCGCGCGCGGCTGCAGCGGCTGCGGGACTCCTGGCAGGACGAGCTGCTTCTGCAAGGCCAGCGGCGAGCGCATCTCCTGGAGCGACTGGAGTCGGCGCGGGAGCGCACGCTGCACTGGGTACCGAGGCCGGAGGAG GAATCCAAGTGGATTCAAATCCAGAACACGGCGGCTGAGAAGACCTTGCTTCTGGGGCGCACCAGGATGGCAGTACTCAATATGTACCACCTGGTGTGTCAGCATCAGAGACGGCCACCCGCCCTAGACGTCGAGGACACCGAGGGGCAGCTGGAGCAG GTGAAGCTGTCCATTCTGGACCTCTCCGCCATGCTGGCCGGACTCCGTGAGGCTGAGTCCGCCGCCCCCACCTCCTAA